A genomic stretch from Telmatocola sphagniphila includes:
- a CDS encoding alkaline phosphatase family protein — protein MQPQIVLNAVGLTARLLPMAPRFQKLAQETGLIRMKDVLPSVTCTAQATLLTGLSPQEHGIVGNGWLFRDTNEVRFWQQSNKLIQGEPLYVTLKKTYPNFRSAKLFWWFNQGATVDYSVTPKPHYGIDGGKVFGITGNPAGLSEAMEKDLGPFPFHTFWGPKAGLPCTEWIARCGAWTVQKHKPDLTLIYLPHLDYDPQRFGPSGCNLAQCVKELDDACAPIFDEAKKLGARILVVSEYGHCDVNQPILINQWLRKEGYLQVRNGPYGEQLDTFGSRAFAVCDHQLAHVYVNDLALIPKLTEQLQQLPGVEQVYSGEEREHIQLNHPRSGEIVLISRPKAWFAYPFWLEDKNAPDYARCVAIHHKPGYDPAELFLDPAIRFPIAKIGAKLIRKKLGFRMKMDVVPLDPNIVKGSHGRIADHPDDGPLLIGCGHSEEVLPMTSFKQKFLEGVS, from the coding sequence ATGCAACCACAAATAGTCTTGAATGCCGTGGGTTTGACCGCCCGTTTGCTGCCGATGGCACCCCGCTTTCAAAAGCTCGCACAAGAGACCGGCCTGATCCGAATGAAGGACGTTCTCCCGTCGGTAACTTGCACTGCTCAGGCCACACTTCTTACGGGACTTTCGCCGCAGGAGCACGGCATCGTCGGTAATGGTTGGCTGTTTCGCGACACGAATGAAGTGCGTTTCTGGCAACAGTCCAACAAGTTGATTCAAGGGGAACCGCTGTATGTCACTTTGAAGAAAACCTATCCCAATTTTCGATCTGCCAAGTTGTTCTGGTGGTTCAACCAGGGGGCGACCGTCGACTATTCGGTAACGCCGAAGCCTCACTACGGTATCGACGGCGGTAAGGTCTTCGGCATCACGGGAAACCCGGCCGGACTGAGCGAAGCGATGGAAAAAGATCTGGGCCCTTTTCCCTTTCACACTTTCTGGGGGCCCAAGGCCGGATTGCCCTGCACGGAGTGGATTGCCCGCTGCGGCGCGTGGACCGTTCAGAAACATAAGCCTGATCTGACACTGATCTATCTGCCGCATCTTGATTACGATCCGCAGCGCTTTGGCCCCTCCGGCTGCAACCTGGCTCAGTGCGTTAAAGAATTGGACGATGCCTGCGCACCAATTTTCGATGAAGCCAAAAAGCTCGGCGCCCGAATTCTCGTCGTGAGCGAATATGGCCACTGCGACGTGAATCAGCCGATTCTGATTAATCAGTGGCTGCGAAAAGAAGGCTATCTCCAGGTGCGTAACGGCCCCTACGGCGAACAACTCGATACGTTTGGTAGCCGGGCGTTCGCTGTTTGCGATCATCAGCTGGCTCATGTTTACGTGAACGATTTGGCTTTGATTCCTAAACTCACGGAACAGCTTCAACAGCTGCCCGGGGTAGAACAGGTCTACTCTGGCGAAGAGCGTGAACATATTCAGTTGAATCATCCCCGCTCTGGGGAGATCGTGCTGATTTCCCGGCCCAAGGCCTGGTTTGCTTATCCCTTCTGGCTGGAAGATAAGAACGCCCCGGATTATGCCCGCTGCGTGGCCATCCATCACAAGCCGGGATACGACCCGGCGGAACTCTTCCTAGACCCGGCCATTCGCTTCCCTATCGCGAAAATCGGTGCCAAGCTGATTCGCAAGAAGTTGGGATTCCGAATGAAAATGGATGTGGTTCCGCTCGATCCGAACATTGTAAAAGGCAGTCATGGTCGGATCGCGGATCATCCTGACGACGGCCCGCTACTGATTGGCTGTGGACATTCGGAAGAAGTGCTGCCGATGACCAGCTTCAAGCAAAAGTTTCTGGAGGGTGTCTCTTAA
- the rpmB gene encoding 50S ribosomal protein L28, whose translation MGMECAVTGKKPAFGNQKTYRGKAKYLGGVGRKITGTSGRKFKPNLQKVKVVINGKVKTVRVAVSALRSGLVHKPIKRKLFSTPQL comes from the coding sequence ATGGGAATGGAATGTGCAGTGACCGGCAAAAAGCCGGCCTTTGGCAATCAGAAGACCTATCGCGGTAAGGCGAAGTACCTGGGTGGCGTTGGTCGAAAGATCACCGGAACCAGCGGCCGCAAGTTCAAGCCGAACCTGCAGAAGGTCAAGGTTGTCATTAACGGCAAGGTGAAGACCGTTCGCGTGGCCGTCAGCGCCCTGCGGAGCGGATTGGTTCACAAGCCGATCAAGCGTAAGTTGTTCTCTACGCCACAACTCTAA
- the gatC gene encoding Asp-tRNA(Asn)/Glu-tRNA(Gln) amidotransferase subunit GatC has translation MDLNEVRKVARLARLELSDADLNRMAQQLSNILAYVDQLKELNTDGIEPLAHPLPVQNVFREDVPGESLPVDLALANAPNRVGNFFGVPSVLDPADEPSH, from the coding sequence ATGGACCTAAACGAAGTCCGCAAGGTCGCCAGGCTTGCGCGCCTGGAACTTTCGGATGCCGATCTGAACCGGATGGCCCAGCAACTCTCCAATATCCTGGCCTACGTCGATCAACTCAAAGAACTGAATACCGACGGCATCGAGCCGCTGGCACATCCCTTACCCGTGCAAAACGTGTTTCGTGAAGATGTTCCCGGGGAGAGCCTGCCCGTCGATCTTGCTCTGGCTAATGCCCCCAATCGCGTGGGGAATTTCTTCGGCGTGCCCAGTGTTCTCGATCCCGCCGATGAACCTTCTCACTAA
- the gatA gene encoding Asp-tRNA(Asn)/Glu-tRNA(Gln) amidotransferase subunit GatA translates to MSLIEKTAVELLQMQSRGETTSEAITTAFLNTIQQVDSKIKAFMTVEADKALEQARAVDAKRKSGAPLGAFAGVPIAIKDVLCTKGTRTSCSSKILENFVPPYDATVVTRLREADAVIIGKTNMDEFAMGSSTENSAYFTTRNPWDLDRIPGGSSGGSAACVAACEVPVSLGTDTGGSIRQPAALCGIVGIKPTYGRVSRYGLIAFASSLDQVGPFTHDLMDNALLMEIISGRDPKDSTSIDTPVPKYTQSLNTPIKDLTIGVPKEFFGEGLDSEVEASVKAALKEYEKQGAKLKEVSLPHSKYAVAVYYLVATAEASSNLARFEGMHYGYRTPTKGDLVSTYSKTRGEGFGKEVQRRIMLGTYALSAEARSDYYLKALKVRRLIKNDFDVAFKECDVVIGPTSPCAAFKMGEKTENPLAMYLNDIYTISCNLAGIAGISIPCGFTKNKLPIGLQILAGPFEEEKMFRVARMYEAATDWHLKRAKV, encoded by the coding sequence ATGAGCTTGATCGAAAAGACAGCCGTTGAACTCCTTCAGATGCAAAGCCGGGGTGAAACCACCTCCGAAGCGATCACCACGGCCTTTCTGAATACCATTCAGCAAGTCGATTCGAAAATCAAAGCTTTCATGACGGTTGAGGCCGACAAGGCCCTCGAACAAGCCCGGGCGGTCGACGCTAAGCGGAAGAGCGGCGCTCCTCTGGGAGCTTTCGCCGGTGTGCCGATCGCCATCAAAGACGTGCTTTGTACCAAAGGCACCCGCACCTCCTGCTCCAGCAAGATTCTGGAAAACTTTGTGCCGCCGTACGACGCCACTGTCGTTACTCGGCTACGCGAAGCCGACGCCGTGATCATTGGTAAGACCAACATGGACGAATTCGCCATGGGGTCTTCCACCGAGAACAGCGCCTACTTTACAACGCGTAACCCCTGGGATCTGGATCGCATACCCGGCGGCTCCTCCGGTGGTTCCGCCGCTTGCGTGGCGGCCTGCGAAGTTCCTGTCTCGCTCGGAACCGATACCGGTGGCTCGATCCGGCAACCGGCGGCCCTGTGCGGCATTGTCGGCATCAAACCGACCTATGGACGGGTGAGTCGTTACGGATTGATCGCGTTCGCCAGTTCGCTCGATCAGGTCGGGCCGTTCACTCATGACCTGATGGATAATGCTCTACTGATGGAAATTATTTCCGGGCGCGATCCCAAAGATTCCACCAGCATCGACACCCCCGTTCCCAAATACACGCAATCGCTCAACACCCCGATCAAGGATCTGACTATCGGCGTTCCGAAGGAATTCTTCGGGGAAGGGCTCGATAGCGAAGTGGAAGCGAGCGTCAAAGCCGCGCTTAAGGAATACGAAAAGCAGGGGGCCAAGCTGAAGGAAGTGAGCCTGCCGCACAGCAAATACGCGGTGGCCGTGTACTATCTGGTGGCCACGGCGGAAGCCTCATCTAACCTGGCTCGTTTTGAAGGAATGCATTACGGCTATCGCACGCCGACCAAGGGTGATCTGGTCAGCACTTACTCGAAGACTCGAGGCGAGGGATTCGGCAAGGAAGTGCAACGTCGGATCATGCTGGGAACCTATGCCCTCTCGGCGGAAGCCCGTTCCGATTACTACTTGAAAGCTTTAAAGGTTCGCCGGCTTATCAAGAACGATTTCGATGTGGCCTTCAAGGAATGCGATGTCGTGATTGGTCCGACTTCGCCCTGTGCCGCGTTCAAGATGGGGGAAAAGACTGAGAACCCGCTGGCGATGTATCTGAACGATATTTACACGATCAGTTGCAACTTGGCCGGGATAGCCGGGATCAGCATTCCCTGCGGCTTTACCAAAAACAAGCTGCCGATTGGTTTGCAGATTCTGGCCGGTCCATTCGAAGAAGAGAAGATGTTCCGCGTTGCCCGCATGTATGAAGCCGCCACCGATTGGCACTTGAAGCGGGCGAAGGTGTAA
- a CDS encoding SgcJ/EcaC family oxidoreductase — protein MRARWLGAFTLLSLFSAGLLFGWAERHSVAQDKNGPNEKEVRQAVVDLVNAFNEGDAKKVAASFAVNAEYIDDDTTRIEGRAEIEKMYKKFFDENKGAKVQITLQGVRKITDTVALEDGEAVVTVVDKATQSTQGFALVMSKFDGKWLIASFREFPQTQNPVPPSERLASLDWLLGDWIDEGADSVVTFSTKWSKDKNYLLRDYTVKYKGKESLTGWQRIGVDPLTGQIKGWSFDSDSGNGETIWTKHGDEWIVKATGVTSDGDYASATHLIKIINKDRVQWKVMHRIVGDQLEPDSEMYLVRKPAIK, from the coding sequence ATGCGAGCGCGATGGTTGGGTGCTTTCACATTGCTGAGCCTGTTCAGTGCAGGTTTGCTCTTTGGCTGGGCCGAGCGTCATTCCGTAGCCCAGGATAAAAATGGACCGAATGAAAAAGAAGTTCGGCAGGCCGTCGTCGACCTCGTCAACGCTTTCAACGAAGGCGATGCCAAGAAGGTCGCTGCGTCGTTTGCTGTGAATGCCGAGTATATCGACGACGACACGACCCGGATCGAAGGGCGTGCAGAGATCGAGAAGATGTACAAAAAGTTCTTCGACGAAAATAAAGGCGCGAAAGTTCAAATAACTCTTCAAGGCGTGCGCAAGATCACCGATACTGTAGCGCTCGAAGATGGCGAGGCAGTAGTCACGGTGGTCGACAAAGCCACACAGTCTACTCAAGGGTTCGCGTTAGTGATGTCCAAATTCGATGGCAAATGGTTGATTGCCAGCTTCCGCGAATTTCCTCAGACCCAGAATCCCGTACCGCCCTCGGAGCGATTAGCCAGCCTGGACTGGTTACTGGGAGACTGGATCGATGAGGGAGCCGATTCCGTGGTTACCTTCAGCACCAAATGGTCCAAGGATAAGAACTATCTGCTTCGCGATTATACTGTGAAGTACAAGGGCAAGGAATCTCTGACCGGCTGGCAGCGCATAGGTGTCGATCCCCTGACGGGTCAAATCAAAGGATGGAGCTTTGATTCCGACAGCGGCAACGGCGAGACTATCTGGACCAAACATGGCGACGAATGGATCGTTAAAGCCACCGGCGTGACCTCCGACGGAGATTATGCCTCGGCGACTCACTTGATCAAAATCATCAATAAAGATCGCGTCCAATGGAAAGTGATGCATCGGATTGTGGGTGATCAACTGGAGCCCGATAGCGAAATGTATCTGGTTCGCAAACCGGCAATCAAATAA
- a CDS encoding tetratricopeptide repeat protein produces the protein MKKTILTIPLIFGFGWFTGYYIPEPELLAQRGVNRPAGHPTARPAPTQAPRPNTPTFSRPQVQQPRPLPAVQPSQPIGVKPALPTTRPSNPNPNPGNIARPNIPNTGNANRPTTLPGVGSGASRPNVTNPIAKPTPLPGNTVNGNNVGINRPGGNGNGSGNGNNVGINRPGGGNNNNSGNTNIGVNRPGNTNNTTVIGNKPNINVNKPNVNVNKPNIGSGNTNIGSGNVTNNITNIRPQINTRPGILPNGNHNTIINNTTIVNNNNRVNNIHVNNFNNVNRPGYGYGAVSRPWVSNQLGYYHNNWNAGFIGWNNNYHPWYHGYWNGYWNHNWGFNTGVAVGISLWSLNSIGYQFGYYHYYNPFYVPPTVVVQPVYLNYAQPIVPITQTYLENQAPPPMPQAASAYMDQAQKAFKSADYNTALKEVDEALKLVPNDTTMHEFRAQVLFALGQYQNSAAVVHNLLSSTPGWDYTTLQSLYPNNDAFLQQLQSLKIAWSAKPDDPALNFLLAYQYMTTGDADKAREHLERAAKKLPSDNVTNQLLKTVQSSAPPTPAPNGTNPTTPPATTPTIPPVEPPIPKKEEPAKPAINLDMKGNWSAKGPDGNQIGLSISEDGKFNWTVDSKGKKDSFDGTFTLDGDVLMLERKEGGALMGKTTPLADNKFKFKAVGSPDSDPGLIFEK, from the coding sequence ATGAAAAAGACCATCCTGACTATCCCGCTGATCTTCGGTTTCGGCTGGTTTACTGGATACTATATTCCCGAACCAGAACTCTTAGCCCAGCGCGGTGTCAATCGTCCGGCCGGGCATCCCACGGCCCGACCAGCTCCTACACAGGCTCCGAGGCCTAACACGCCGACGTTTAGTCGGCCGCAGGTTCAGCAACCGCGCCCGCTACCCGCGGTGCAACCTTCCCAGCCAATCGGGGTGAAACCGGCCCTTCCTACCACACGGCCGAGTAATCCCAATCCCAACCCTGGCAATATCGCCCGTCCGAACATCCCCAATACAGGGAATGCCAACCGGCCGACGACTTTACCCGGAGTGGGTAGCGGCGCCAGTCGACCAAATGTGACCAATCCGATTGCCAAACCCACTCCTTTACCCGGTAACACCGTCAACGGGAATAATGTGGGAATCAATCGTCCCGGCGGCAACGGGAATGGCAGTGGAAATGGGAATAACGTCGGGATCAATCGGCCCGGCGGGGGCAACAATAACAACAGCGGCAATACCAACATTGGCGTCAACCGGCCCGGGAATACCAACAATACGACGGTGATTGGCAATAAGCCGAACATCAACGTTAATAAGCCCAACGTAAATGTGAACAAGCCCAACATCGGTTCGGGGAACACGAATATCGGTTCTGGAAATGTGACCAACAACATTACCAATATTCGACCGCAGATCAATACTCGGCCGGGTATCCTGCCCAACGGCAATCACAATACGATCATCAACAACACCACGATTGTCAACAACAACAATCGTGTCAATAACATTCACGTCAATAACTTCAACAACGTTAACCGGCCCGGTTATGGTTACGGGGCCGTCAGTCGTCCCTGGGTCTCGAATCAACTGGGTTACTATCACAACAACTGGAACGCGGGCTTTATCGGTTGGAATAACAATTACCACCCCTGGTACCACGGCTACTGGAACGGCTACTGGAACCACAACTGGGGCTTCAACACCGGGGTAGCCGTAGGCATCAGTCTCTGGTCTTTGAATAGTATCGGCTACCAGTTCGGCTACTACCACTATTACAACCCCTTCTATGTTCCTCCGACGGTTGTGGTGCAGCCGGTCTATCTGAACTACGCTCAGCCGATCGTTCCGATCACTCAAACATATTTGGAGAATCAAGCGCCGCCTCCGATGCCGCAAGCGGCGTCTGCTTACATGGACCAAGCTCAGAAAGCGTTCAAATCAGCAGACTACAACACCGCCTTGAAAGAAGTCGACGAAGCCCTCAAGCTTGTACCTAACGATACGACCATGCACGAGTTTCGGGCACAGGTCTTGTTCGCACTTGGGCAGTATCAGAACTCCGCCGCTGTAGTGCATAATTTGTTATCCAGTACACCGGGTTGGGACTACACGACTCTGCAGAGTCTCTATCCCAACAACGATGCTTTCCTTCAGCAACTTCAGTCTTTGAAGATCGCCTGGAGCGCGAAACCGGACGATCCCGCTTTAAACTTCCTGCTAGCCTACCAGTACATGACCACGGGCGATGCGGACAAAGCCCGGGAGCATCTCGAACGCGCAGCCAAGAAACTGCCCAGCGATAATGTCACGAATCAGCTTCTGAAAACTGTCCAGTCGAGTGCGCCGCCGACGCCCGCGCCGAACGGAACGAATCCGACGACCCCGCCAGCGACTACTCCCACGATCCCACCCGTGGAGCCACCAATTCCCAAGAAGGAAGAGCCGGCAAAACCGGCCATCAACCTCGACATGAAGGGCAACTGGTCGGCGAAAGGTCCGGATGGCAATCAGATCGGGTTGAGTATTTCCGAGGATGGGAAATTCAACTGGACCGTCGACTCCAAAGGGAAAAAGGATAGCTTCGATGGCACCTTCACCCTGGATGGCGATGTGCTGATGCTGGAACGAAAAGAAGGGGGAGCTCTGATGGGTAAGACGACTCCTCTGGCGGACAACAAGTTCAAATTTAAAGCCGTCGGTTCGCCCGATAGCGATCCCGGTTTGATTTTTGAGAAGTAA
- a CDS encoding ThuA domain-containing protein, which produces MLKAFLSSALLAAFIGFPVCAEDKSQVDPYDQSHVELEKGPPADFKGKTILLVAGSASHGPAEHEFFAGTAILMDLLKQNPGVWPVMARDGWPKNEKLIEKADCLMFYMDGRGGHPVVQKNHMELLQKQIDRGAGWVNLHYAVDYLPVHGKQILGWMGGYYDAEISINPHWDADIRSLPNHPITRGVKPFKLRDEWYYNMKFIDEMKNVTPILVAIPPDNTRGTKDAKAHPGRPEIMAWAYERKDGGRGFGFTGGHFHRNWADENFRRLVVNAILWAAKVEVPEAGAKVDFNPESLNKNLDRKGKGEFKPILPPK; this is translated from the coding sequence ATGCTGAAAGCTTTTCTCTCCTCGGCCCTCCTGGCCGCTTTTATCGGTTTCCCGGTTTGCGCCGAAGATAAATCGCAAGTGGATCCGTACGATCAATCCCACGTCGAATTGGAGAAAGGGCCTCCGGCCGATTTCAAAGGAAAAACCATTCTTCTGGTCGCGGGAAGTGCTTCGCACGGTCCGGCCGAACATGAATTTTTTGCGGGCACGGCCATCCTGATGGATTTGCTTAAACAGAATCCAGGCGTCTGGCCTGTCATGGCCCGCGACGGCTGGCCCAAGAACGAAAAGCTGATCGAAAAGGCCGACTGCCTGATGTTCTACATGGATGGCCGTGGTGGCCATCCGGTCGTTCAGAAGAATCATATGGAGCTTCTTCAGAAACAGATTGATCGTGGGGCAGGCTGGGTCAATTTGCACTATGCCGTCGATTATCTCCCCGTGCACGGCAAGCAAATCCTCGGCTGGATGGGCGGCTATTACGATGCGGAGATTTCCATCAATCCGCATTGGGATGCCGACATTCGCAGTCTGCCCAACCATCCGATCACGCGCGGCGTCAAGCCGTTCAAGTTGCGGGATGAATGGTATTACAACATGAAATTCATAGATGAAATGAAGAACGTCACCCCGATACTGGTGGCCATCCCACCGGATAACACCCGGGGAACCAAAGATGCCAAAGCGCACCCCGGCCGTCCGGAAATCATGGCCTGGGCTTACGAACGCAAAGACGGCGGCCGTGGCTTCGGCTTCACCGGCGGCCACTTTCATCGCAACTGGGCCGATGAAAATTTTCGCCGATTGGTCGTGAATGCCATTCTCTGGGCGGCCAAAGTGGAAGTGCCTGAGGCCGGTGCCAAAGTCGATTTCAATCCCGAGTCCCTGAACAAAAATCTGGACCGCAAAGGTAAAGGCGAATTCAAACCGATTCTGCCGCCTAAGTAA
- the polA gene encoding DNA polymerase I, which translates to MSSRQTMYIIDAHGLIYQMFHAIRDAMTSPDGRPTNAVFGVTRDLIYLHEDVRPDYLLCCFDLPGPTFRDEIYPEYKKNRPPQPEDLTPQIPMIQDVLRAMNLPVLSLPTFEADDVMATVACAAAERDIEVTICTSDKDCRQLIADNIRLYNLRKREVMSREQLIEDWGVAPEQVVDYQSMVGDSVDNVPGVTGVGAKTAAKLLLEYGTLDNIIAHVDQIKQPKMRENFKKAIADGTLERARKLVELRCDIPLEIHWEEWKRREWNGPQLLQLFTEFGFRRFSEQVRSMLKIDGKKKNDALLRDIGEEKNLFSDFTDPEFAPLPETPPQAGWKMAYTLVDDEGSFEAFFKDLSEQKRFAFDLETTGLDPLICEIVGLAFSWQVDEGYYLPLRGPESDKKLDERTVLEKLQPIFANPAIQKLNQNIKFDRAVLKAHHFEVSGVAGDSMIAHYLLHSGERSHGLDELTRIYLGHENISITELIGKGKNQLRMDQVPTAKVAQYAAEDADAAWRLTERLEKDLDREKLKSLYSDVEIPLIEVLGDMEHEGIRVDVELLKKMSIEMANDLARIEKQIHAAAGREFNIASPKQLREILFEELKLPVQKRTDLTGEASTDQETLEKLAALGHEIPKMITEHRQISKLKGTYVDALPDLVNPKTGRVHTSFNQTVAATGRLSSSNPNLQNIPARTDLGKQIRQAFIPREGWQLLTADYSQIELRLLAHFCGDEALQEAFRQKKDIHTMVAAQIAHVDVKDVSGDQRRMAKTVNFGVIYGMSAHGLAQRLNISRTEAEAFIQAYFARYPQVLSYQDILLKKCRKNGYVSTILGRKRFFEKSTIREKTSYQGRNTAEREAINMEIQGSAADLIKLAMLRIHKKLLSGWQSKMLLTVHDELVFEAPPSEVQKLATMVREEMSGAMELAVPLDVEIAVGPNWLDGEEIT; encoded by the coding sequence ATGTCTTCTCGTCAGACGATGTATATCATCGACGCCCATGGTCTGATTTATCAGATGTTCCATGCCATTCGCGACGCCATGACGTCTCCGGACGGCCGTCCCACCAACGCTGTGTTTGGCGTAACCCGCGATCTGATTTATCTTCACGAGGATGTTCGGCCCGACTATCTGCTCTGCTGCTTCGATCTTCCCGGCCCGACTTTCCGAGATGAAATCTATCCCGAGTACAAGAAGAACCGACCGCCGCAGCCCGAGGATCTGACGCCGCAGATTCCCATGATTCAGGACGTGCTGCGGGCGATGAATCTACCCGTACTTTCGCTGCCCACTTTCGAAGCAGATGACGTCATGGCCACCGTGGCCTGCGCGGCGGCCGAACGCGATATCGAAGTGACCATTTGCACCTCCGATAAAGACTGCCGGCAATTGATCGCCGATAACATCCGGCTCTACAACCTGCGCAAGCGCGAAGTCATGTCTCGCGAACAGCTGATCGAGGATTGGGGAGTGGCTCCCGAACAGGTGGTCGATTACCAGTCCATGGTGGGCGACAGCGTGGATAATGTGCCCGGAGTCACCGGTGTCGGAGCCAAGACCGCCGCCAAACTATTGCTCGAGTATGGTACGCTCGACAATATCATCGCTCACGTGGATCAGATCAAGCAACCGAAGATGCGGGAGAACTTCAAGAAGGCTATTGCCGATGGCACGCTGGAACGGGCTCGCAAACTCGTCGAACTGCGCTGCGATATTCCTCTCGAAATTCACTGGGAAGAATGGAAACGCCGAGAATGGAATGGCCCGCAACTCCTCCAGTTATTTACCGAATTCGGCTTCCGGCGCTTCTCCGAGCAGGTTCGCTCGATGCTCAAGATCGACGGCAAAAAGAAAAACGATGCCCTACTTCGCGATATCGGAGAAGAGAAGAACCTCTTTTCCGATTTCACCGATCCGGAATTCGCGCCGCTGCCTGAAACACCCCCGCAGGCCGGTTGGAAGATGGCCTATACGCTGGTGGATGATGAAGGTAGTTTTGAAGCCTTTTTCAAGGATTTATCGGAGCAGAAGAGATTCGCCTTCGATCTGGAAACGACGGGTCTCGACCCATTAATATGTGAAATCGTCGGCTTGGCCTTCAGCTGGCAGGTCGATGAAGGATATTATCTGCCGCTGCGTGGCCCGGAAAGCGACAAGAAACTTGACGAAAGAACAGTTCTCGAAAAGCTTCAGCCGATCTTCGCGAATCCTGCGATTCAGAAGCTCAATCAGAACATCAAGTTCGATCGGGCCGTGCTGAAAGCGCATCATTTCGAAGTATCCGGTGTGGCGGGGGACTCGATGATCGCTCATTATCTGCTTCATTCGGGGGAGCGCAGCCACGGACTGGACGAATTGACCCGCATCTATCTGGGACATGAGAACATCAGCATCACGGAGTTAATTGGCAAAGGCAAAAACCAGCTTCGAATGGATCAAGTACCGACGGCCAAGGTCGCGCAGTATGCTGCCGAGGATGCCGATGCCGCCTGGCGACTGACCGAGCGACTGGAGAAAGATCTCGACCGGGAAAAACTGAAATCTCTTTATTCCGATGTAGAGATCCCCCTCATCGAAGTTCTCGGGGACATGGAGCACGAGGGAATTCGAGTTGATGTCGAACTCCTGAAGAAGATGAGTATCGAGATGGCCAACGATCTCGCCCGCATCGAAAAGCAGATTCACGCCGCTGCCGGTCGGGAGTTCAACATCGCCTCCCCGAAGCAATTGCGGGAGATCCTCTTCGAAGAATTAAAACTTCCCGTGCAAAAGCGAACCGATCTCACTGGCGAGGCCAGTACCGATCAGGAGACACTCGAAAAGCTAGCCGCCCTCGGTCATGAAATTCCCAAGATGATTACGGAGCATCGGCAGATTTCCAAGTTGAAGGGAACTTATGTCGATGCCCTGCCCGATCTGGTAAATCCCAAAACCGGCCGCGTGCACACCAGCTTCAATCAGACCGTCGCAGCAACGGGGCGGCTTTCTTCGTCGAATCCCAACCTGCAAAATATTCCCGCCCGCACCGATCTGGGCAAACAAATTCGCCAGGCGTTCATTCCCCGCGAAGGCTGGCAATTACTAACGGCAGACTACTCCCAGATTGAATTGCGTTTATTGGCTCACTTCTGCGGCGACGAAGCTCTGCAAGAAGCCTTCCGACAGAAAAAGGATATTCACACGATGGTGGCGGCCCAGATCGCTCACGTGGATGTGAAGGACGTCAGCGGCGATCAGCGCCGCATGGCCAAGACGGTCAACTTCGGAGTGATCTATGGAATGTCCGCCCACGGATTGGCTCAACGACTGAATATCAGCCGTACGGAAGCGGAGGCATTCATCCAGGCTTACTTTGCCCGCTATCCCCAGGTGCTTAGCTATCAGGACATACTGCTGAAGAAGTGTCGGAAGAATGGCTACGTCAGCACCATACTCGGCCGCAAGCGATTCTTCGAGAAATCGACGATTCGCGAGAAGACCAGCTATCAGGGCCGCAACACCGCGGAGCGGGAAGCGATCAACATGGAGATTCAAGGCAGTGCGGCCGATCTCATCAAGCTGGCGATGTTGCGAATTCACAAAAAGCTTTTAAGCGGTTGGCAGTCGAAGATGCTTCTGACCGTTCACGACGAACTGGTTTTCGAAGCGCCGCCGTCGGAAGTGCAAAAGCTCGCGACGATGGTACGGGAGGAGATGAGTGGAGCGATGGAGTTGGCGGTGCCGCTCGATGTGGAAATCGCCGTCGGTCCCAACTGGCTCGACGGCGAGGAGATTACTTAA
- a CDS encoding LuxR C-terminal-related transcriptional regulator: MSVTQLLLADSRTLLREALKCAITRTSTIEVVGEACHFNDLSKHKRAPDVISLSRGFPPEGGVSSIPEIKKIWPTTKILILTDPDDLSICRSAHLAGCHGMVLLDCNLAEFATAVQSLHQGKNYIPTRLQEMMERPIKPRKADRTPMQSLSNRERQVLICLSRGMSYKQIAEKLFLGVKSIETYRARLFSKLNFDSKADLMRFAIDNGLMNPALEV, from the coding sequence ATGAGCGTTACTCAATTGCTATTGGCCGATAGTCGCACGTTGTTGCGCGAGGCCCTCAAGTGCGCTATCACTCGAACTTCGACCATCGAAGTTGTCGGGGAAGCCTGTCACTTCAACGACCTTTCCAAGCATAAACGGGCTCCAGATGTGATCAGTTTGAGTCGGGGATTTCCACCCGAAGGGGGAGTCTCTTCAATTCCGGAAATCAAAAAAATCTGGCCTACCACGAAAATCCTGATTTTGACGGATCCTGACGATCTCTCCATCTGCCGATCAGCGCATCTGGCCGGTTGCCACGGTATGGTGCTGCTCGATTGCAACCTGGCTGAATTTGCAACCGCAGTTCAGTCCTTGCACCAGGGAAAAAATTATATTCCCACGCGTCTGCAAGAGATGATGGAACGGCCCATCAAACCTCGCAAAGCCGATCGCACCCCCATGCAGTCGCTGAGCAATCGCGAACGCCAAGTTCTCATCTGTCTCTCCCGGGGTATGAGCTACAAACAAATTGCCGAGAAGCTATTCCTCGGCGTTAAGTCGATCGAAACCTATCGGGCCCGACTGTTCAGCAAATTGAACTTCGACAGCAAGGCTGATCTGATGCGCTTCGCCATCGACAATGGCTTGATGAATCCCGCGCTGGAAGTCTAA